The following DNA comes from Allobranchiibius huperziae.
GAGGAGGCGCTCGCCGAGGCGGCCCCGGCGTACCCGGGGTTGCGCATCGCGGTGCTGCGCCCGGCCTCCGTCGTGGGCGGCGTCGACACGCTGACCACCCGGCACTTCGCGGCCCCGCGGCTGCTGCGGGTCGCCGGTGCCAACCCGACGTGGCAGTTCTGCCATGTCGACGACCTGGCCACGGCGGTCGAGGTCACGCTCGATCGGCGGCTGGCCGGCGGGCTGCCGGTCGCCTCACCGGGGTACCTCACCCAGGAGGAGGTCGAGCAGCGCAGCGGCATGCGGGCCGTCGAGGTCGGTGCCAGCACCGCCGGCGCGATCGCGGCGCGGTTGCACCGGCTCGGCACCCTGAAGTCACCGGAGTCCGATCTGGACTTCGTGATGCACCCGCTCGTGGTCGACTCGGTGACCCTGAGCGCAGCGGGGTGGACCCCCGCGTACGACAATGACCTCTGCCTCGCGGTCCTGCTGGAGGATGTCGCCGCGCAGACCCGTGGCGCGCCACGTTTCGGAGCCAGGGACGCGGCCGCGCTGGGCGCTGCCAGTGCGGCGGTCGCCGTCGGGGCCACGGCCGCGATCATGCGGCGTCGACGACGGAAGGGTTGAGCCGGTGGATCACGACGCACGGGTGCGTCTCGCGCACCTGCGGGACGCGCCGCTGTCGGTCGACGAGGTGCTCCGGGCCGTGCAGGATCCGGAGGCCGGCGGGGTCGGCCTCTTCGTCGGGCAGGTGCGCGCTCACGACCACGCCCAGCCCGTCGTACGGCTGGACTACACCGCGCACCCGACCGCTGAGCAGACCCTGCACGACGTCGTCCGCAGCGTGCTCACCGACGAGATCACCGCCGCCGCGGCCGTGCATCGCACCGGCGAGCTCGTCGTGGGCGACCTCGCGGTGGTGGTGGCCGTGAGCGCCGCGCACCGGCAGGCGGCGCTGCGGGTGTGCGCCGAGTTGATCGACGTCCTCAAGACCACGGTCCCGATCTGGAAGCATCAGGTCTTCGCCGACGGCACGGATGAATGGGTGGGTTTGTGACGACTTCCTATGACGCTCGCGATGCGGGACGTGCAGGCAACGCGCGTCTGGGCGGACTGCGCCCCCGCACCGTGGTGTGGCTGGTGTTCGCTGTCGTGGTGGTGCTCGCGGTGGCGGCTCTCAACCTGATCCACGTGCCGGTCGCGATCCTGCGGCCGGGCCCGGCGCAGAACACCCTCGGCGCCGTCGACGGCAAGCCGGTGATCTCCATCTCGGGGCATCCGACCTACCCGACGTCCGGCTCGCTGGACTTCACCACCGTGTCGCTGGCCGGCGGCCCGCAGTACCCCGTCAGCGTGTGGGAGTGGGCGACCGCGCACCTCAACAGCAACGCGCAGATCGTGCCCGCCGACGAGTACTTCCCCAAGAACGTCACGAGCAAGCAGGTGGAGCAGCAGGACACCACCGACATGGCCGACTCCCAGCAGACCGCACAGGTGGTGGCGCTGCGCCAGGCCGGTATCGAGGTGCCCGAGACCGTGTCGGTCGGCATGGTGAGCCCGGGCTCGCCGGCGGCGAAGTACCTCAAGGTGAGCGACGTCGTACGCAGCATCAACGGCACCGCGCTCGTCCGTCTGACGACCGCGCGTGCGGTCCTGGACAAGATCAGCCCGGGCAGCACGGTCACCCTGCAGGTCACCCGCGCGGGCAAGCCGCTCACCCTGCGGATCAAGACCGAGAAGAACACCCAGGGGTCGGGGTCGCTGCTGGGGTTCTACCCGGTGCCCGACTACACGCTGCCCTTCAAGGTCGACGTCAACGCCGGCGACGTCGGCGGACCGTCGGCGGGCAACATGTTCACCCTCGCGATCTACGACAAGCTCACGCCCGGGTCCCTCACCGGAGGCAAGAGATTCGCCGGCACCGGCACCATCTCCGAGGACGGCAGCGTCGGACCGATCGGCGGCATCCGGCAGAAGATGGTGGGCGCCCACGACTCGGGAGCGAAGTACTTCCTCGCGCCGGCCTCGGACTGCAACGAGGCCCACGGGCACATCCCGTCGGGTCTGACCGTCATCAGGATCTCGAGCTTCGCGCAGGCTGTCGCAGCGGTGGAGAAGGTCGCGTCCGGGCAGGGCGCGGGCCTGCCGTCCTGCTGAAGTAGGGCAGCGTCAGGCCGTGAGCGTGGCCCGCAGCGCCTCGACCAGCCCGGGGGCGATGTCCTGACCGATGGCGACCTTGTCGTCGGCGTCGTGCGCCCGCTGCCGCAGCAGGCAGACCGAGGCACCGTCGCGCAGCACCGCCACGAGCAGTCGGACGTCCTGGCGGTCCGGGTGCGCGGCCAGGGCCTCGGCTGCCTTCTCCGCATCGGTGGGCAGGTCGTTCTCCGCGTCGGGCGGCACCACGAGGCGCTCCACGGCGAGGGCGACCCCGTCGACCTCCGGCGGCCACGCGAGCCGGCCGAGCATCGACTCCAGGGACGACGTCGGCGCCAGGCCCTCCTGCTCGATGGTGCTGAGGCCGTCCGCGGCGGCGGCACCGAGCTGCGCGGCGAGCGCCGGCTCCCGGGCCAGCAGCCCGGCGTTGCGCGCGATCGCGAAGAGGCGCGGCGCCTGGTCCCAGCCGGCGGCGGCGACATGGCGTTCGGTGTCGACCGCGCACTCGACGAGGGGAGGCAGGATCGTCTCGGGAGTGCT
Coding sequences within:
- a CDS encoding molybdenum cofactor biosynthesis protein MoaE, whose product is MDHDARVRLAHLRDAPLSVDEVLRAVQDPEAGGVGLFVGQVRAHDHAQPVVRLDYTAHPTAEQTLHDVVRSVLTDEITAAAAVHRTGELVVGDLAVVVAVSAAHRQAALRVCAELIDVLKTTVPIWKHQVFADGTDEWVGL
- a CDS encoding PDZ domain-containing protein, translated to MTTSYDARDAGRAGNARLGGLRPRTVVWLVFAVVVVLAVAALNLIHVPVAILRPGPAQNTLGAVDGKPVISISGHPTYPTSGSLDFTTVSLAGGPQYPVSVWEWATAHLNSNAQIVPADEYFPKNVTSKQVEQQDTTDMADSQQTAQVVALRQAGIEVPETVSVGMVSPGSPAAKYLKVSDVVRSINGTALVRLTTARAVLDKISPGSTVTLQVTRAGKPLTLRIKTEKNTQGSGSLLGFYPVPDYTLPFKVDVNAGDVGGPSAGNMFTLAIYDKLTPGSLTGGKRFAGTGTISEDGSVGPIGGIRQKMVGAHDSGAKYFLAPASDCNEAHGHIPSGLTVIRISSFAQAVAAVEKVASGQGAGLPSC
- a CDS encoding PPA1309 family protein, coding for MPSTPETILPPLVECAVDTERHVAAAGWDQAPRLFAIARNAGLLAREPALAAQLGAAAADGLSTIEQEGLAPTSSLESMLGRLAWPPEVDGVALAVERLVVPPDAENDLPTDAEKAAEALAAHPDRQDVRLLVAVLRDGASVCLLRQRAHDADDKVAIGQDIAPGLVEALRATLTA
- a CDS encoding NAD-dependent epimerase/dehydratase family protein — its product is MSSTGRRVRAGRSVETLAVTRPSGPIAAAVEARWTDRGGLVAQLEDNLTSPLIGQGLRGVSALVHVVTPTDLLQDQAEDPVERRDRLVREVRTLVLACAASAVRQLVVVTAAQVYGALPDNPIPLPVDAPLRARGQVGLFADLVAVEEALAEAAPAYPGLRIAVLRPASVVGGVDTLTTRHFAAPRLLRVAGANPTWQFCHVDDLATAVEVTLDRRLAGGLPVASPGYLTQEEVEQRSGMRAVEVGASTAGAIAARLHRLGTLKSPESDLDFVMHPLVVDSVTLSAAGWTPAYDNDLCLAVLLEDVAAQTRGAPRFGARDAAALGAASAAVAVGATAAIMRRRRRKG